The Bacteroidota bacterium region GACAGTTCCGCCACCAATTGTACAAGATGCATTGCCTGTTTGTCCGGAGCAGTCCGCATCCTGAGATGTCATGGCAATTGTCAATGCAGGAGGTTGAGTGATGTTTACATATTGTGTAGTGGAACATCCGGATGGGCTTGAAATATCCACAGTATATACTCCTGCATAAAGATGTGTGACCTGGGTAGTTTGCATTTCACCGGGCCACCACATGATTTCAAACGGTCCGGTACCACTCAGATTGAGATTTGCTGTACCATTGTGACCACCGAAACAACTTACATTGGTAGTGGCGACTTGTGTAACTGGAGCAGCCTTTACGTTGATGACAACCGGCAACTGCGACGATCTTACAGGAGTACCGTCATCTGTGGCAATGATCATCAGCGAATTCAAACCTACGTTTGAAGCCTGTCCAACAACCTGCACGGTGAAGGTGGAAGTATTTCCGGGAAGTGAGGTCACCGTTACACCACTCATGGTAGAAGTTGTTGTAACAGTAGTGATCTGTCCCAGTTCCGGAGAGAGGAATGAACCTTGAATCAAGAGTGTATCGCCTTCACACACACTCAATGTATCACAAGCTTGTGATGAATTCAGGATAGGAGGTACGTTGCTACCGCTTTGACAAACGTTCAGGATAAAGGATTGATTGTCGAGAGCGTCGATACCATCGTTATTTCCATAAGGACCGTCGTATGCTGAACCGGTCTGATCAAACATTCCAATTTGAATGTAGTCAATTCCATTTCCCTGGTTGACACCAACTGTAGCAGGAGTTCCGCCGAATCCGCCGGAACCACCGGATGCATCACCGGTTGTCCATTGCATATCCTGGTAGCAGAAAGAAACATTGGATCCCGGAGGAAGCAATGGATCAAAACCATCAGTAAGAATCAGCTGAAATGTATTTCCCATATCATCATGCGAACTAAAGTAGCCGACATTCTCCCACTGAACAATCAGGTGAGTACTGGTTACCTGGTAATAAACGATTCCACTCAATGGTCCACGTGTATCCACGTCAGCCCAGAACGGAGCGATCATGGTATAGTTTGGATCAGGAAATGAAGTGGCTGTGAAAGTCGCGTAAGGATTGGTGATAGAAACGTTTCCATTGTTATTGATGTACACGTCATTTATTTGTTGCCCATAAAAACAAAATGGAAATGGGATAGGAATAGAGATTGTAGACCAGTCATCATTTCTGTAATCAGGAGGCAGACCCGGACCACCACTGCCACCCGAGCCATCGAACTGAGCAACCTGCCAATTCGGATCACGCGGAATCCAGCATGCGCAGCCACTGGCAGTGTTCACCGAATTTCCGGGATGAA contains the following coding sequences:
- a CDS encoding T9SS type A sorting domain-containing protein, with the protein product MAKVNQAKLEGRLNGHEKYVNYDALGKNPTRIAPNVHPGNSVNTASGCACWIPRDPNWQVAQFDGSGGSGGPGLPPDYRNDDWSTISIPIPFPFCFYGQQINDVYINNNGNVSITNPYATFTATSFPDPNYTMIAPFWADVDTRGPLSGIVYYQVTSTHLIVQWENVGYFSSHDDMGNTFQLILTDGFDPLLPPGSNVSFCYQDMQWTTGDASGGSGGFGGTPATVGVNQGNGIDYIQIGMFDQTGSAYDGPYGNNDGIDALDNQSFILNVCQSGSNVPPILNSSQACDTLSVCEGDTLLIQGSFLSPELGQITTVTTTSTMSGVTVTSLPGNTSTFTVQVVGQASNVGLNSLMIIATDDGTPVRSSQLPVVINVKAAPVTQVATTNVSCFGGHNGTANLNLSGTGPFEIMWWPGEMQTTQVTHLYAGVYTVDISSPSGCSTTQYVNITQPPALTIAMTSQDADCSGQTGNASCTIGGGTVPYTYSWNTNPPQTSSSITNLTAGIYTVRVSDNNNCRIAGSVEIHGAAGFSATMTTTPATCQAADGSASVQTTGGSGNFSYTWNPAVSTGATATGLTSGVYTVTVVDNADGCQQTLSALVGNTSGIVASIVSSTDATCQNSEDGTATASGSGGTAPYSYLWSAGSATTASVSNLAPGTYTVQVSDYNGCPDYATVTIGYQFPSPVVELGADTTICIGATLTLDAGAGYQYLWSDNSTGQTLNVSSPGTYSVLITDGNSCEAFDMITVSTIACNRPHTTAARPTRSVGVYPNPSTGVIDINFNNEASGAVEVSVVDVYGKVLFVSQENLKAHDNRTFDLNNLSAGIYFVRITIGEETQAVRLIKM